The sequence below is a genomic window from Anopheles cruzii chromosome 3, idAnoCruzAS_RS32_06, whole genome shotgun sequence.
CCGGCCGCGATCAATGCCATGCCGTTGCCAAAAGCTGACGCAGTGAGCTCAGCTACGCCCATCAGCAGCCCTGAAGCTCAAGCTCCTCCGCTGGCCAATCCGCTGCCGGCGCAAGAAACCGAGGGCGTGAGCTCAACCACGACCGACAACTATGCGCAGATTGCCCTTGCGTACACATCGAAACCGAGCACGTTGGAACGGCTTCACTATTCGGCGGGAGTGCAC
It includes:
- the LOC128275542 gene encoding uncharacterized protein LOC128275542 isoform X1; translated protein: MGESVQLRAAVVIGLWLFGALNAAPAAINAMPLPKADAVSSATPISSPEAQAPPLANPLPAQETEGVSSTTTDNYAQIALAYTSKPSTLERLHYSAGVHKFFVGPHEDTVKRTLEEYHDKFERFEQNALRVSFEMTTPRYNRKPPSVY
- the LOC128275542 gene encoding uncharacterized protein LOC128275542 isoform X2 encodes the protein MGESVQLRAAVVIGLWLFGALNAAPAAINAMPLPKADAVSSATPISSPEAQAPPLANPLPAQETEGVSSTTTDNYAQIALAYTSKPSTLERLHYSAGVHKFFVGPHEDTVKRTLEEYHDKFERFEQNALRTTPRYNRKPPSVY